The segment TGTCCTACACGGCTACTTGGAAGAGTTAGGTATCCAGCACCAAGCGTGGAGCCCACTTGGCCGTGGTGCTGTTTTGCAAGATCCTGTTTTGGCAGGCATTGCTGAGCGTTACGGTGTCAGCATCGCGCAAGTTATTTTGCGTTGGCAAATCCAACACAACGTTGCCGTGATTCCTAAGTCAGGAAACCCAGCACGTATGGCTCAAAACTTGGCTTTGGACTTCCAATTGACGACGACTGATATGGCTCGTAT is part of the Desertibacillus haloalkaliphilus genome and harbors:
- a CDS encoding aldo/keto reductase: IGVSNFEAHHLDRLLTKATVMPAVDQIETHPYFNQHVLHGYLEELGIQHQAWSPLGRGAVLQDPVLAGIAERYGVSIAQVILRWQIQHNVAVIPKSGNPARMAQNLALDFQLTTTDMAR